CTTGATGGTCTACCGGAGTTCCTCCGATAGCTTCAATTAACATCTCTATGGATTTAGGATTATCAGGGTCTTCATATCCTATTAAATATGGTGGTCTAATAATATGGCAGCCATAAAATGGAGCTATTTTAAACTCTTTTAAAGGTCTTACTACCATACTTTTTATTTTTTCTATTCCTACTGCATCTATCAACTCCCATAAGAAATGGGTAACTTCTATGGTTCCTTTATATTCTAAGCCTGCTTCTTTTAAAACTTCATTTACTTGATTTTTTAATTCTTCATCATTATCAAGTTTAAATTTGGCTTCTCTTAGCATTAATGTGCAAGTATTACATATTGTAAGCATATCTAAGCCAAGTTCTTCTGCCAAAGCAAGATTTCTTGCATTTATAACAAGGGATAAAAATTCATCTTTTTCTTGAACTGCTCCGGCTCCACAGCAAGTAGCTGCTTCAAGTTCTATTAATTCCATACCGAGCTTTTCTGCAACTAATTTTGTTGAATCATAAAGTTCCGGAGCTACTCCTTTTGCAGAACATCCTGTATAAAATGCATATTTCATGACTGATTTCCTCCTTGTTGTTTAGCTTTTCTTTTAGATTCAT
This DNA window, taken from Venenivibrio stagnispumantis, encodes the following:
- a CDS encoding CoB--CoM heterodisulfide reductase iron-sulfur subunit B family protein; the protein is MKYAFYTGCSAKGVAPELYDSTKLVAEKLGMELIELEAATCCGAGAVQEKDEFLSLVINARNLALAEELGLDMLTICNTCTLMLREAKFKLDNDEELKNQVNEVLKEAGLEYKGTIEVTHFLWELIDAVGIEKIKSMVVRPLKEFKIAPFYGCHIIRPPYLIGYEDPDNPKSIEMLIEAIGGTPVDHQARLACCGFHSFWSAEEKVTLKLTAMDTQAAKEEKADFMVTPCPLCHTQLDAMQPEAEEKIGVNIGMPILHLPQLIGLAIGLKPKELGLHKHVISTKEIIEKVA